In the genome of Fusarium graminearum PH-1 chromosome 2, whole genome shotgun sequence, the window ATCCCAGCCAGCATCAGCGAGGACATGCAGTCGCTCAAGCAGATCCGCAAATTCGATGAGGAGTATggagccaagaagaagggtgcaaagaagatgatgggtttCGGCGTAGGCgcagagaagaagctcgctgatgctgatgaggtcCGCATACGTCGCGGTCCATGAGTTTACTAGGATTTGGTGTGTACTTCATGGCGCTGGGGGTATTTTATTGTATAACACATATACTTACATAGACTTTGCCTGAGAGGCACTTGGTGGATGGAATAGCAAGACTGTTATTTGGCACCTTGAAATAGATACGTAGGCGTTGGAGTGGTGTGATTAATAGCAACTAGAGCTGTGCAGCTATTCTAACTAGAAATATATCGAAGCCTTGATCGTGTGCGGATACCGAACGTTTGTCACTCTGTAGCGAAGAGTCGTTTGGCGGTTCTACATGATTTTCAAAAGTCTAGTAACGCCGTCCCTCACTTTGTGACTGAGAGTCATAACGTTCTACAGAGCTCATGCAGCAACGTCGTACTCACGCAAGCAAAAAGGCTGTGAGACCCGCTGCCGGATAATAGAAAAGTTGCTGTTAGGTTTGAGGatgtaaaaataaatagctTGCCCAATCTGCATCTTGTGGCTGCATATTGAACATAAGATGTCGTTTAGTGACTTCCTTTAAGGCAGCCTTAAAAGAAGGACGGCAATGGATATACGCTTCTTTTGAAATTGTTTCTGTTTTATCGgctatatatatatatatctgGCTGGGCTATTTACAGCCTCTCCCTTCTATATCTGGGTGGTGTTTGCCGCTGCATTGGTGTCAGCAAGAGGGATTATAGATGGAATACAGAAATGTAAGAAACAATCTGGTTCATTTATCTAGGTcggaagaagcaaagagaagGCTTACATGCTGCTGGATTGCTGGCTGGTATGAATCAGAGTAAATGGCTGGAAGTACACGGCAGCATGTAGGATCTTACAGATACGCAGACAGGTAGACAGGCTGACAATTCATGATAGCTTTTATAAATATTTAGACAGATACGAACAGCAACACTAAGTTAAAAACTAGGGTCCTAGGATATACCATTACGAGCAGCGATGAAATCCAACATCTGGGCGCAGACAAGAGTGAAAGTGACAAGTCTAAGGGGTACCATGACAACAAGCGGCCAACTCTTTTGATACACTGAGACCAAAACTTCATATCAGTATTAGTATATGCATTGAGTTGTCTACAGTTCAAGGATATAAAAAGCAGTGTAAAACTTTGAACAATAAAAAAATCATGCTATGTCGTTCCCAAGCCATGCCAATGCAAGGCAAAAGTGTCCTTTGTCTAGGAGGGGTATGATACAAAGTGGTTTACATGAGAAGCTTAATTGCTCCCCAAATCCAGTGGCTTCTTTTAAACGTCTTCCCTCCCAAACTCTTAAGTGGCTGCAATTACCATACCATTCCATCCATGTTACGTTCCTCTAGTAAATCTCCTTCGTTGACTATTCATCCACTTACTCGCCTTTGAGCTTGTCCTGCTTGACAGTGAAAGCCATCTCGAGGaagtccttctcctccttggtgtggACGTTCTTGAGACCAGTGGCGACAGAGGCACTGGGGTTTCGGCCAGCGTACATGACGTGCTTGCGGGTGTGGTGCtcggtgttgttgagcaGAGTCTCGATACGGGGCTGAGTGAAGCTCCAGGCACCGGCGTTGAGAGGCTCCTCCTGGCACCAGACGATGGTCTTGGCGTTGGGGTACTGGTCGAGGTTCTCCTTGAGTTGTTGCCAAGGGAAGGGGTTCAGCTGCTCAATGCGAGTGAAAGcgacgttgtcgatgttgttgtcagcTCGGTACTTGTGGAGGGCAGCCCAAACTTGACCGGTGCACAGAACAACACGCTCAATCTGGTCAGGAGACTTGATAGCACCAGTCTCATGCTCAGGGTCAGGGATGATCCACTGGAATCCGGCGTTCTCGCCAGTGAAAGCCTCAATGTCGCTGCGAGCAAGAGGGTGACGGAGGAGAgacttggagaagaagatgataaggGCTGAAAGAAAGTTAGTATAAATAGATCCCAAAAATATAGCAAATATAACTTACGCTTGCGGTACTGGCGGTGCATCTGTCGGCGGAGAGCGTGGAACAGGTTGGCGGGAGAGGTGAAGTAGGCGATCTGCATGTTGCAGTCCTGGTGTTGACGgacgagcttctcgccagtggGGAACTCTCGAGGGTCCTCgttgctgagctggaggTATCGCTCGAGACGTCCAGAGGAGTGCTCAGGGCCCTGACCATCGTAACCGTGGGGCagagacatgacaagaccTGTTCGCTGCATCCACTTAACTTCACCAGAGGCGATGAACTGGTCGATGATACATTGAGCGTTGTTGGCAAAGTCACCGAATTGAGCCTCCCACATGACAAGAGCATGAGGAGATGACAGAGAGTAACCGTACTCGAAACCAAGGGCACCGAACTCACTCagagaagagttggagatgacaaaCTTGCCCTGGTCCTGGCTCAGGTTCTGGAGGGGAGTGTGGGTATCCTCAGTCTCCTGGTCGTGGAAGACAGCGTGACGCTGAGAGAAAGTACCACGCTCAACATCCTGACCGGAGACACGGACGTGGTAACCCTCAGTTACGAGAGTACCGAAAGCCAGGGCCTCAGCGGTAGGGAAGTCGATGTTCttaccctcaacaacagacTTGGTTCTGTTGCTTAGGATACGCTTCAGGTTGCGGTGAACTTGGAAGCCCTCGGGAACGCTCCCAATGGCGTTACCAATGTGCTCGAGGGTAGTGCTCTTGACGTTGGTCTCGTTGGTGGCAAGAACCTCAGTAGCCAGCTCCTTAGGGGACTTGAAGCCGTTCCAGGCGGAGGTGGTCCACTCCTTGGAGGTAGGTGTGTAatccttggacttggtgaAGCTCTCCTCGAGCATACCCCAGACCCACTGCTTGTGCTCCTCGACATCGGCCTTGGAGAAAGAACCCTCCTCGATAAGCTTGTTGACGTAGATGTCAATTTGAGGCTCCTTGGCGTTGATGCGCTTGTACATGAGAGGCTGTGTGAAAGAAGGCTGATCCGTCTCGTTGTGACCGTACTTTCGGTAACAGTTGAGATCGATGACAACATCGTGCTGGAACTCGGCGCGCCAATCGGCAGCGAGCTGGCAGACAAAGTTGACGGCCTCGACATCGTCGGCGTTAACGTGGAAGACGGGGGCGTCGATAGCCTTGGCAATATCGGTACAGTAGGCGGTGGATCGGGCGAAACGGGGGTCGGTTGTGAAACCAATCTGGTTGTTGACAACCAGGTGGATGGTGCCTCCAGTGGAGAAGGCAGGGAGAGAGTGGAAGCCGAGACACTCGTAGACGATACCCTGAGCAGCAAAGGCAGCATCACCGTGGAGGAGAACACTCATGGCAGTACGGTGGGTCTTCTCATCGTTGTTGTAGTGCTGGATAGCACGGGTCTTGCCCAGGACGACGGggtcctcggcctcgagatGCGAAGGGTTGGCGACCAGAGAAAGCTGCACGCGCTTGCCAGAAGGCGTGGGGCGCTCAAAGTTCATACCAAGATGGTACTTGACGTCACCAGAgccctcatcctcaccaccagaTGTACCAGCAAACTCGCTGAAGATTGACTCGTTGGGCTTTCGGACGACGTTGGAGAGGACGTTGAGACGACCACGATGGGGCATACCGATAACGATATCCTTGACACCGTAGTCAACACTGCGGTCAATAAGAGCCTTCATACCAGGAACAAGGGTTTCGCAACCCTCGAGACCGAATCGCTTATCGTTGGGGTACTTGGTGGCTAGGAAAGACTCAAAGCTGGAACTCCAGATAAGACGGTCGAGGACACGgcgcttctcatcaacagAGTACTTGAAAGGGTTGGGGACCTCGAGACGCTCACGGAGCCAGTCGCACTTGTCACGGTCAGGAATGTGAATGAACTCAACACCGAAAGAACCGCAGTAGATTCTCTCGCAAGCGTCAACGATCTCGCGGAGAGTCATCTTCTCACGGCCATCACGCTTGAAGCGAGGCAAGATACCGGGGCCGAGAGTGTACTCGGTGTCCATATCCTTCTCAGTGAATCCGTAGTGCTCGAGAGTCAATTCCTTaggcttgatgttggcgaaACCCTTGGCGTCATTGGTGCCTCGGATACCGAGAGGGTCAATCTTGGCGGTGTGGTGGCCGCGAGACTGGTAAGCGCGGACGAGAAGCTGGACCTTGAGATGGTTGGTGACATCGGAACCGTCCTCCATGGCCAAGTTGCCAGAAAGACGAGGGACGCCGCCAGTCATGCCAGGAACCAGGTTAGGAGGAGGCTGGAAAGCCTGAGAGATGGGCATCTCGCCGCCCTCCATGTTCTTGAAGTAGACCTGCCAAGAGACGTGGACGCTCTCGGGATCTTGTCTCCACTGCATGTACATCTCATCGATGTAGCTGGCGGTGCTTCCGGAAAGGAAGTTATCGTTGGGGTCGGGGGGTGACGAGGTCGCGCTGGTCGCATAGGTGCGACGAGCACCGACAGCCAGAGGACGACGGGAGGCAGCGAGCTTCCATGATGAGGTGCGGGCCGAGAGggtcgagatggaggcggtAGAAGAGGCAGCAGAGCATCGAGCACCGCGAAGGAGCTGCGAGCTAGCTCTACAAAGCGAATTCCTCAACATGGTGGGCGATTTGCCTGTgtggagaaggtgaagaatACAAGTTTATAGGTGAGGAAACTAGAGAATATAGATGGGAAGCATCCCTCGGCGAGTCTGATGGCAAGACGAAAGAAAGGCGGAGTAAGTCGGACTGAGGAGGCTATTCCCAGTTAAAACTGAGGGGATGAATTGGAATTGGGATGGGAGGATGAATGGGAGAGAGGAAacacgaagaagaaattGTCTACTAAAGACACaactgggactg includes:
- a CDS encoding 2-oxoglutarate dehydrogenase E1 component, which gives rise to MLRNSLCRASSQLLRGARCSAASSTASISTLSARTSSWKLAASRRPLAVGARRTYATSATSSPPDPNDNFLSGSTASYIDEMYMQWRQDPESVHVSWQVYFKNMEGGEMPISQAFQPPPNLVPGMTGGVPRLSGNLAMEDGSDVTNHLKVQLLVRAYQSRGHHTAKIDPLGIRGTNDAKGFANIKPKELTLEHYGFTEKDMDTEYTLGPGILPRFKRDGREKMTLREIVDACERIYCGSFGVEFIHIPDRDKCDWLRERLEVPNPFKYSVDEKRRVLDRLIWSSSFESFLATKYPNDKRFGLEGCETLVPGMKALIDRSVDYGVKDIVIGMPHRGRLNVLSNVVRKPNESIFSEFAGTSGGEDEGSGDVKYHLGMNFERPTPSGKRVQLSLVANPSHLEAEDPVVLGKTRAIQHYNNDEKTHRTAMSVLLHGDAAFAAQGIVYECLGFHSLPAFSTGGTIHLVVNNQIGFTTDPRFARSTAYCTDIAKAIDAPVFHVNADDVEAVNFVCQLAADWRAEFQHDVVIDLNCYRKYGHNETDQPSFTQPLMYKRINAKEPQIDIYVNKLIEEGSFSKADVEEHKQWVWGMLEESFTKSKDYTPTSKEWTTSAWNGFKSPKELATEVLATNETNVKSTTLEHIGNAIGSVPEGFQVHRNLKRILSNRTKSVVEGKNIDFPTAEALAFGTLVTEGYHVRVSGQDVERGTFSQRHAVFHDQETEDTHTPLQNLSQDQGKFVISNSSLSEFGALGFEYGYSLSSPHALVMWEAQFGDFANNAQCIIDQFIASGEVKWMQRTGLVMSLPHGYDGQGPEHSSGRLERYLQLSNEDPREFPTGEKLVRQHQDCNMQIAYFTSPANLFHALRRQMHRQYRKPLIIFFSKSLLRHPLARSDIEAFTGENAGFQWIIPDPEHETGAIKSPDQIERVVLCTGQVWAALHKYRADNNIDNVAFTRIEQLNPFPWQQLKENLDQYPNAKTIVWCQEEPLNAGAWSFTQPRIETLLNNTEHHTRKHVMYAGRNPSASVATGLKNVHTKEEKDFLEMAFTVKQDKLKGE